A region of Argentina anserina chromosome 5, drPotAnse1.1, whole genome shotgun sequence DNA encodes the following proteins:
- the LOC126793602 gene encoding uncharacterized protein LOC126793602: MMYSNNNSTLKNARTTFLKKSDSMQLPAYHQPIESVPRRCASLKFPTSPQLVLGEEMLHFSHPQHPLSHVNLPDLFTCAGCKEYGAGKRFTCQQCDYQVHDFCALSPPALKSHPFHCQHQLVFYSKPVKGGMAQSKCDVCNKPIKGFAFRCGACSFQMHPCCAMLSSEITLPYVHSHTLKLLPASSGNDPSFVCGECRRKRSGTRVYHCTVCDYHLHAVCAKNMINGLHENGIKNREKPSMLGTAARLASQVVIEFIGGLIEGLGEGVAEVFVQNVTRSGRGNGRRRSRRTTR; the protein is encoded by the exons ATGATGTACAGCAACAACAATTCCACCTTGAAGAATGCAAGAACTACTTTCCTCAAGAAATCAGATTCAATGCAACTCCCAGCATATCATCAACCCATAGAATCTGTCCCTAGAAGGTGTGCTTCGCTAAAGTTTCCGACCTCTCCTCAACTTGTCTTGGGGGAGGAGATGCTCCATTTTAGTCACCCACAACATCCTCTTTCCCATGTGAACTTACCAGACCTCTTCACCTGCGCCGGCTGTAAAGAGTACGGCGCAGGCAAGAGGTTCACTTGTCAACAATGTGACTATCAGGTTCATGATTTTTGTGCCTTGTCTCCTCCAGCTCTAAAAAGTCATCCCTTCCATTGCCAACACCAACTTGTTTTCTATTCTAAACCAG TAAAAGGAGGGATGGCGCAGTCGAAGTGTGATGTTTGCAACAAGCCGATCAAAGGGTTTGCTTTTAGATGCGGTGCATGTAGTTTTCAGATGCATCCCTGCTGCGCCATGCTATCTTCAGAAATCACCTTGCCATATGTCCATTCCCATACCCTAAAACTCTTACCTGCATCAAGTGGCAACGATCCGAGTTTCGTTTGTGGTGAGTGCAGGAGGAAGAGGTCAGGCACAAGAGTGTACCACTGCACCGTCTGTGATTACCATCTTCATGCGGTTTGCGCAAAGAATATGATCAATGGACTTCATGAAAATGGCATCAAGAACAGAGAAAAGCCCAGCATGTTGGGAACTGCAGCACGCCTGGCATCTCAGGTGGTCATCGAGTTCATCGGGGGATTGATTGAGGGGCTTGGAGAAGGTGTTGCAGAAGTGTTTGTCCAAAATGTCACCAGGTCAGGAAGGGGCAACGGTAGACGAAGAAGCAGAAGAACTACTAGATAG
- the LOC126795612 gene encoding cysteine-rich receptor-like protein kinase 25 has translation MAEMILLFLSVVTLLSFPTTEADYLFHMCPNTTVFTRNSTFQSNRNHLLSTLSSNSTRTTGFYNATAGRSPSDTVYGMLLCRGDVTTAGCKTCVTTATSDTVQRCPVEKEVMMWYVDCMIRYSNKSLGDSAADGEQWPALGEQAFTRTCPKIEATKTI, from the coding sequence ATGGCAGAAATGATCCTTCTCTTCCTATCAGTGGTCACCCTGCTAAGCTTTCCGACTACAGAGGCCGACTACCTCTTCCATATGTGCCCCAACACCACCGTCTTTACCCGAAACTCTACCTTCCAATCCAACCGAAACCACCTCCTCTCCACTCTCTCCTCCAACTCCACACGTACCACCGGCTTCTACAACGCCACCGCCGGCCGTTCCCCAAGCGACACCGTCTACGGGATGTTACTCTGCCGCGGTGACGTCACCACCGCCGGTTGCAAAACCTGCGTGACCACTGCTACCTCGGACACCGTGCAGCGCTGCCCGGTCGAGAAAGAGGTTATGATGTGGTACGTCGACTGCATGATCCGGTACTCCAACAAGTCCTTGGGAGACTCTGCAGCTGATGGAGAACAGTGGCCGGCGCTCGGAGAGCAGGCGTTTACCAGAACTTGCCCAAAAATAGAGGCAACAAAGACTATTTGA